DNA from Granulicella arctica:
TTTCCGATGAGGAGCCGATGGAGATTTGCGCCGGTTGCGTCAACCTCCCAAAGACGGTTCTCGTTGCTTCCGACATTTTCGGAGAAGCTTAGGACGCGTCCGTCGGGAGACCACCGCGGCGAATAGACGACTCCACTCGCGCTCACTAGGCGGCGTTCGTTCGATCCGTCGGCGTCTGCTATGTAGAGGAAGCGGCCTTTGGTGACGGCAATGCTTCGTGCGTCGGGCGACCAACTTGCATTGTGTCCGGTCAATTCGCCGACCTGTAGGGGTTGGGAACTCGGGAGTGCTTCGGCGAGGATGGGGCGCTCGTCATCCGTACGCAAGGTGGAACCGATGAGCAGGGTGTGATTGACGCTGGAGTAATCTGCAATGGCAGCGTCCGGGAACGGCGCAGGTCTGGAATGCACCTCCCCTCCGGCGATGGGAACCTCTGCGAGCATACTTTGGTTATCTTGCTTTTCCATAAAGATCAACCGGGTTCCGTCGGTGACGATCCCCTCGGTATATCCGATGAGATGCTTCGCTATTCCGTCGTTCGTGAGGCGGACGGCATCAACGATGCGCGGGCGAGGTTGACGCAGCAGCAACACTACAGCGAGGAAAGAAACGGTAATTGAAGCACCGACCAGCCAAAAAGATGAGCGTCGTACCCGACCCGCGACGGGAACAGGTAATAGAGATGTGTCAAGTAATGGCCCGGAGTATGCATCGGGCGCATCGGTTTCCTCCTCGATGGTGACACGCGTGATGGATTCGCGGGCTTCGATGACCAACAAGCTTTGGATCGGCTGCTCTTCTTCGACCCGGACACCGAAGCGATAGCCGCGCCCAGGAACGGTTTCGATGATCTTCGCCCCGGACTCGTGCCGGGAGAGCGCCTTGCGCAGAAGAAATATGTGCTGGGTCAGGTTGCTCTCTTCGATGAACTGCTCTGGCCAAAGTGCCTGCAGCAGTTCCTCCTTGCCTACCACTCGCTCCCGGTGATCGATCAGGTAGAGCAGGAGGTCGAAGGTCTTCCGATTGAGTTGCAGGGGTTCGTCCCGCCAGCTCAACTGCCATCGGGCGCGATCAATTTCATATTTCTCAAATTTGATTAAACCGTTCGCAATGTGGGGCATAGAGAAATTGATCCTGAATTGAGGCTCGATTGAACCGGACTTGAGGACGCCAGTCCGGCTGCCGTGGGAGAACTGGTTATGCCGAGGGGCGCGAATCTCGGAATCT
Protein-coding regions in this window:
- a CDS encoding winged helix-turn-helix domain-containing protein; this encodes MPHIANGLIKFEKYEIDRARWQLSWRDEPLQLNRKTFDLLLYLIDHRERVVGKEELLQALWPEQFIEESNLTQHIFLLRKALSRHESGAKIIETVPGRGYRFGVRVEEEQPIQSLLVIEARESITRVTIEEETDAPDAYSGPLLDTSLLPVPVAGRVRRSSFWLVGASITVSFLAVVLLLRQPRPRIVDAVRLTNDGIAKHLIGYTEGIVTDGTRLIFMEKQDNQSMLAEVPIAGGEVHSRPAPFPDAAIADYSSVNHTLLIGSTLRTDDERPILAEALPSSQPLQVGELTGHNASWSPDARSIAVTKGRFLYIADADGSNERRLVSASGVVYSPRWSPDGRVLSFSENVGSNENRLWEVDATGANLHRLLIGNANEDQVCCGTWSADGRNFFYVVHGLVSSSIWVLPRRQKYSFFQEPKPTQLTVGLSDLWQAPLPSADGRALWAVGSHLRGELMTVNATTRQLQPFLGGVSAEGVSFSPDRSWIVYTAYPEGTLWRSRPDGSEKRQLSKSPLVARFPQWSPDGCTIAFMASQPGSPWRIYLVPADGGKAYPILEESATEGVPNWSPDGKQISFGRLLDFGSERDPNLTIEFYDLDSHSHKTLHGSEGMWTPRWSPDGRFLSAVTQDNRTLRLYDMQTQQWTDLASVGVNDVIWSRDSRYLYFDTFFGGDPTLYRIPMDDRKLERWADLRGFPRGGFFGPWLGITPDGSPLLLKDTSIEEIYRLNLEISN